Below is a window of Streptomyces genisteinicus DNA.
GCAGGGCCAGACCCACTCCGCGACCGCGCGCGTCGGGGTGGACGTACACCGAGTGCTCGACGACGCCTGCGTACGCGCACCGGTCGGAGACCGGCACCAGGGCTGCCCAGCCCAGGACCCGGCCGTCCTCGTCCAGCGCGACCAGGCGGTGCTCGTCCAGCTTGGCGGCGTCGAACGTCTCCCAGTCCGGGGCGGTGGTCTCGAACGTGGCGTCGCCCTCCTCGATGCCCCGTCGGTAGACCTCCAGCACCCCCGCCGCGTGCTCCGCCCGCATCGGGGCGACGCGGGTGCCGTGCCCGGCGGGCCTCACGCGGCCGCCTCGACGCCGAGTTCGGCGAGCAGGCCGCGCACGCGCCGCTCGATCTCGTCGCGGATCGGCCGGACCGCCGCCACGCCCTGCCCGGCCGGGTCGTCGAGTCGCCAGTCCAGGTACCGCTTGCTGGGGAAGACCGGGCAGGCGTCGCCGCAGCCCATGGTGATCACCACGTCCGAGGCCCGCACGGCCTCGGGGGTGAGGATCTTGGGCGTCTCGGCCGAGAGG
It encodes the following:
- a CDS encoding GNAT family N-acetyltransferase codes for the protein MRAEHAAGVLEVYRRGIEEGDATFETTAPDWETFDAAKLDEHRLVALDEDGRVLGWAALVPVSDRCAYAGVVEHSVYVHPDARGRGVGLALLTALVDSTDAAGIWTVQSGIFPENTASLALHRRAGFRVIGTRERIGRHHGRWRDVVLVERRSPAVD
- a CDS encoding arsenate reductase ArsC, which encodes MNSPAASVLFVCVHNAGRSQMAAAFLARLGGDRVAVRSAGSAPADSVNPAVTAAMAEAGIDLSAETPKILTPEAVRASDVVITMGCGDACPVFPSKRYLDWRLDDPAGQGVAAVRPIRDEIERRVRGLLAELGVEAAA